Within Candidatus Krumholzibacteriia bacterium, the genomic segment ACCAGGCGAACTCCGGGGTTGCACCCACCCCCATTTCCGACAATCGCAATGAACGACCAGTCACAGCGGACTATCAGTGCGCATATCCACGCCGGCCGGGGAAGATTCCATCCCGCCCGGTTGCTCCGCTTTGCCGCGGTTGCGGTTCAGTTGCTGCTGATAACGCTCGTCGTGAGGACCTTCGCCATCGAGAGCGGGGGATTCTTCCGCCTGTTGAGCGTGGCGTGCGTCGGTTTCGTGGCGAACCACTTCGCCCCCGTTCGCCTGCGCCTCCCCGTCTTCGTGCTTGTTTCCCTGGTGGGCATGTACTCGGTGCTGGGGCTGTCGAATGCGGCCCAGATCGTCGGGCTCGGGCTGGTTGTCATAGGACTGGCGCATGTGCCGGTTCGCTTCCGGGTTCGAGTCCTGCTGATGCTCGTGGCCGGATGTGGGCTCGCCGCCGTCCGCGCGGGCGGCATCCCCTCGCCTCTGTCGGCGGCCATCTGGCCAATTTTTGGCGCGATGTTCATGTTCCGGATGATCGTCTATCTGTACGATCTCCACAGCAAGTCCGCTCCGTTCTCCCTCTGGCGCGCGCTGGCGTACTTCTTCATGCTCCCCAACGTGTGCTTCCCTCTGTTTCCGGTGGTGGACTACAAGAGTTTCTGTCGCACCTATTACGACGACGATGACATGACCGTCTATCAGGCCGGCGTCCAGTGGATGTTCCGGGGGTTAATCCAGCTGCTGCTGTACCGCTGGGTGTATCAGAATCTGATGGTCGGCGCGGACACGGTGGCAACCCCGCTTGCCGCCGCCCGGTTCATCGTGACGGCGTACCTCATGTACCTGAAGATCTCGGGCAGCTTCCACATGATCGTGGGAATGCTGCACCTGTTTGGCTTCAATCTGGGCCCGGCAAACAACAAGTACTTCTATTCGGACAGCTTCACGGACTACTGGCGCCGCATCAACATCTACTGGAAGGACTTCCTGCAGAAGGTGTTCTTCAATCCGGTGTACTTTCGCCTGAGCAAGCGCATTAACGCGACGGCGTCGCTCATCGTGGCCACGCTGATCGCGTTTTTCGTGACCTGGGCGCTCCACTCCTACCAGTGGTTCTGGATCCGCGGCAGCTTCCCGGTGATCTGGCAGGACATCGTGTTCTGGTCGATCATGGGTATGCTCGTTCTGGGCAACATGCTGTGGGAGAACAAGTACGGGCGCCGGCGGAGCCTCAAGAAGGCCAGCCTGTCGTCCGGCGCGGCGCTGAAGCTGGGCCTGCGAACCGTGGGCACCTTCGTGGTCGTCTGCTTCAGCTGGGTGATCTGGTCGTCGGAGTCCATGGCGGAGTTCCGCATGATCCTCGGGCAACTGGTGCGGGCGGATGCCGGCGACGCGCTGGTGATCCTGGTGGTACTGGCGGGTCTCGGGGTGTTGAAGGTCCTGGACGCGCGTTCGGAACAGGGGAGTCCCGGGTCGAAGCTGGCGAAGGCGCGCAGGGCCGCCCCGTTCTGGCGCCCGGCCTACGAGGTGGCGGCGACGTGCGCGGTGATTCTCTTCCTCGCATATCTGCCCCTCGTCTATCCGGTCGATCCCGGGATCAGCAACGTGATCGACGGTCTTAAGTCGTCGCGCATGAACGCCCGTGATGCCGCCATGATGGACCGCGGGTACTACGAGGACCTCACCAATGTGGCCCGCTTCAATGAAGGACTGGGAAATCTCTACGCGCAGAAACCGCCCAACTGGGAGCGCTGCTGGGCCATGCACCCGCGGGACGGCTGCCCGGACTTCGAGCTCATCGCCAACAAGAAGGTCTGGTTCAAGGGTGCGGAAATGAGCACCAACCAGTGGGCCATGCGCGATCGCCCGTATGAAATGAGCAAGGCGTTGAACACTTATCGCATCGCGGTAACCGGCGCGTCCTACGACATGGGCACGGGGGTCGGGGACGACGAGGTCTACGACAACCTGGTGGAAGATCGTCTGAATGCAGACGGAGACAGTCTCCACTATGAAATTCTGAACTTCTCGGTGGGCGGGTACGGTCCGTTGCAGCGCCTCATCGACATGGACGCGCGCATGTTCGATTTCGACCTGGACGCCATGCTCTATATAGGAATCGACGACCTGTACTGGATGGCCAAGGATGTGGCGGACGCCGCGCAGCTGGGCCTGCCGGTGCCTTACGAGTACATAAACGACGTCATGCGCCAGAATGGTCTGGTAAAGGGGACGTCATTTGCCGAGGGCATGCAGAAGCTGAAGCCACGCCAGGAGGAACTCCTTCGGTGGCTGTACGGAGAGATAGCGCGCCGCTGTAATGAACGTGGCGTGGTGCCCATGGCCGGCTACATTCCCAATACGCGCAAGTACGGTGAAGAGAAGGAAGCCGATTTGCGCCGGCAGATGGAGATCGCGCGCGAGGCGGGTCTGGTGGTGATCGATATGACCGCCGCTTTCGAGGGGACGGATCTCCGCTCGCTCTGGATCGCGCCCTGGGACTCGCATCCCAACGCGGAAGGGCATCGGTTGATTGCGAGCGAGTTGTACGCCGGGTTGCGTGAAAGATTGAACCGCAAGGCATCGTGAGCGGTAGAACCGCCGGAAAGGATTGCAGCACATGGACCAAGCCGCCATTCGCGAAAAGGTGAAGTCGTACATCCTCGATGAGTTCCTGCCAGGAGAAGATCCCGACGAACTCACCGACGATACCCCGCTCATGACCACGGGCATCCTGGATTCCCTGGCGACGCTCAAGCTCGTGACGTACCTGGAGTCGGAGTTCGACATTGCGATCGAGGCACACGAAGCGGATGCGGAGAATCTGGACTCGTTGGACCGCATCGTTGCGCTGGTGAAGACCAAGCTCGGGTAAATGCTCGCATGACCCCCACGCTGCAACGCTACCTGGAGGATGCCGTCGCGCGCTTTCCGAGCCGGACGGCCGTCCGCGAGCCCGGCGGGGTGGCGATCACCTACGCCGCCTTCGGCGAACTCACCGACCGCCTGCGAGACCGCCTGGTTGCGCTCGGCGTCCGGCCGGGCGACCGGGTGGGCGTGTACCTGCGCAAGTCCGTGGATGCGGTGGCGTCGATCTTCGGCATCCTCAAGACGGGCGCGGCCTACGTGCCGGTGGACCCGCTGGCGCCGGCCACGCGCAACGCCTACATCCTCGGCAACTGTGCGGTGCGGGTGGTAATCACCGAGAAGCGGTTCGAAGCCGCGTTACGGGAGCATCTGGCGTCCGAAGGCGCGAGCCCGGCAATGATCGTGATAGAAGACGTGGGTGGCGGGAGATGTCTCGACGACGCGCTGCGCGTGGACACGGCACCCCCGGTGCCGACCGTTCACACCGGGCCGGACGATCTCGCCTACATCCTGTATACATCCGGCTCCACCGGGAAACCCAAGGGCGTCATGCTCACGCAGCGAAACGCCACCAGCTTTGTCGAATGGTGCAGCGCGACCTTCGCGCCGGTGCCCGACGATGTATTCTCGTCACACGCACCGTTTCATTTCGATCTTTCCATACTCGACATCTATACGCCACTCAAGCACGGCGCCACCCTCGTGGTGATCCCGGAGGACGTGGGCAAGGAGCCGCAGAAGCTGGCGCAGTTGATTCACGAGACGAAGATCACCATGTGGTACTCGACGCCCTCCATCTTGAGCCTGCTGGTGCAGTACGGCAGGCTGGAGACGCTCGATCTGTCCCACATCCGCATCGTCAATTTCGCCGGCGAGGTGTTTCCCATCGTGCACCTGAAGGCGCTGCACGCGATTCTCCCGAAGCCGCGCTACTTCAACCTGTACGGGCCCACCGAGACCAACGTATGCACGTTTCATGAACTGCCGCGCGAGATTCCCCCTGGCCAGACGGACCCGTTCCCGATCGGCGGGGTGTGCGCGCACCTCGAGGGGCGCGTGGTGGATGAAGACGGCAACGACGTTCCCCGCGGTGAACGGGGCGAGCTGTGCATCCGCGGGGATTCGGTGACGCCGGGCTACTGGAACCTCCCGGAGCAGACCGCGGGCGCCTACCTGAATGGAGATGTACCGCCGCTCGAACGCTGGTACCGCACCGGCGACATCGTCACCGAGGCGCCCGACGGCAACTACACATATGCCGGGCGCAGGGACCGCATGGTGAAGAAACGGGGATACCGCGTGGAGCTGGGCGAGATCGAGTCGTGTCTGTACCGCCACCCGGACATCCGTGAGGCGGCGGTGGTGGCGCTCCCGGACCAGGAACTGGGCATGAAGGTGCGCGCCCACCTCGCCACCCGCGACGGCGGCAAACTTTCGCTCATAAAACTCAAGGCGTTCTGCGCCCAGCACCTGCCGGTATACATGATTCCGGACGTCTTCTCCTTCCACGAGGCTCTTCCCAGGACCTCCACCGAGAAGACCGACTACCAGACCCTCATGAAGATGGAGTAGCCATGGATTTCTCCTGGTCGAAGGAACAGAAGGAACTGCGCGACAGCGTGGCCCGGTTTGCCCGCGAGGAACTCAACGACGGCCTGATGGAACGCGACCAGAACGGCGACTTCAACCGCGAGGGGTGGAAGAAGTGCGCCGCGATGGGGATTCACGGTCTTCCGGTACCGGTGGAATACGGCGGCATGGGCATGGACGCGCTCACCACCGTCGGGGTGCTGGAGAGCCTAGGGTACGGGTGTGAGGACAACGGCCTGTGCTTCTCAATCAACGCCCACATGTGGACGCTGGAAACGCCGCTGATGGGCTTTGGAACGGAAGAGCAGAAGAAGCGCTACCTGCCGCGCCTGTGCAACGGAGAGTTGATTGGGGCCAACGCGATGTCCGAGCCCGACTCCGGGTCCGACGCATACAGCATCGCGACCACGGCCACGAAGAAGGGTGACCACTACGTCCTCAAGGGCAGCAAGGTGTTCGTCTCCAACGGGCCGGTGGCCGATGTGTACCTGGTCTTCGCGACGGTCGATCCCGCACTCGGGGCCAATGGCGTCACCGGATTTCTGGTGGATCGCAACACCCCCGGGCTTTCGCTGGGCAAGCACACCATCAAGATGGGTATTCGCACCTCTCCCATGTGCGAGTTGTTCTTCGACGACTGCGTTGTGCCGGAGGGAAACCGGCTGGGAAAAGAAGGCGCGGGGAAGATGCTGTTCGCCGATTCGATGTCGTGGGAGCGGGGTTGCATCCTGGCCAGCGCGGTGGGGGCGATGCAGCGGCTGCTGGAGACGTCCATCAAGTACGCCAACGAGCGCGAGCAGTTTGGCCAGCCCATCGGCAAATTTCAACTCGTCGCGTCGAAGATCGTGGACATGAAGATCCGTCTGGAGACCGCCCGCGGCTTGCTGTACAAGTCGGCCTGGCAGAAGTCGCGCGGCCGCAGCGTCTACCTGGAGGCGGCCATGGCCAAGCTCTACATCAGCGAGTCGTGGATAGAGTGCGCGCGCAACGCCATGCAGGTTCACGGCGGCTACGGCTACATGGTGGAATACAAGGTCGAGCGGGAGCTGCGCGACGCGCTTGCCAGTACGCTGTACTCGGGAACCTCCGAGATCCAGCGCACCATCATCGCCCCGTTGCTGGGGTTGTAGAGCCCGCCCCATTCGCGCCCCCGCGCTGGAAGCGGGGGGGTGCCCGCCCTCGCATCACCGGCCCCGAAAATAGTGGACAACTAAGTCTTTATTTGGCAGTCTGTCCGTGTCCGGAGTTCTTCGGACTCCACGGGCAGCCCTGCCGCGGGCCGCCAGAACAACAGCGGAGGTCGGAATCATGATGAGACGTGTCGGGATCGTGGGCGCCTCGATCACCGAATGTCGCGGCCGCTGGGTGGAAAAGACCTACTGGGATCTCTTCCAGACCGCGGTTCGCGACGTGCTCGCCAGCGCCAGGATGACCATCGAGGACGTCGATTCGGTCATCTACGGCATCTACAACGACATCTTCGAACACCAGGCCATCCCCGAGAGCTCGCTCACCGGGCTGATCGGGATGACCAACAAGCCCGGCACGCGCGTGACCAGCGGCGGTGCCACCGGCTTCTACGCCATGCGCGCCGCCATCATGGAAGTGGCGAGCGGCATGTCGGACGTGGTGATGTGCGTGGGAGGGGAAAAGGCAACCGACTGTTTCGATCCGGTTTCCAAGTCGCCCACGCCGATGGTCATCAACACCATCGCCTACTCGTGGGATCCGTTCTTCGAGAACCCGCTGGGGGCGACCGCCAACGACTCCTACATGCAGATGTGCCTGGGCTACAACGACAGCCATCCCGGCGACATCGGCGACCCGCTGGTGCGCGCGAAGATCGTGGAGAAGCTGTGCCGGCAGGGAAACCGCAACCCCTACGCGCAGCGCCGCGACGAACACGTGACCGTCGAGCACGTCATGAATTCGCGCTGGATCATCCCGCCCTTCCTGCGGCTCCTGGAAGCGTGCATGTACACGGAAGGCGCGGGGGCGACGATTTTTGCGAGCGAAGACAAGGCGCGCGAACTCGCCGCCCGCACCGGGCAGCCCATCGTCTGGATCAAGGGAATCGGTGCCGCCAACGAGGCGTACGCGGTGGGCCGCGGCGGCTACTACAAGCCACTCGATCGCATCGTCTCGGACCGCCTCGCCGCGGAGCGCGCGTACAAGATGGCGGGTGTGAAGCCCTCCGACATCAAGATCGTGGAACTGCACGACGCCTTCGTCGCGCAACTCATGATCACGATGGGCGAGATGGGTTTTGTGCCCATCGGAAAGACGCGCTCCTTGATCGACGACGGCATCATGGCCGACATCGCCGACCTGGGCGACAAGAAGCGGCCCACCGGAAAGCAGATTCTCGTGAATCCGTCTGGAGGACTCATCTTCGGCGGTCACTTCGTGGGCGGTTCCAATATGTTCTCCATGTGGTCCGCGCGACGCGAGATGATCAACCGCGAAGTTCCGCTGGCCCTGGTGCACGGCACCGGTGCAATAAACGCGTGCTTCGGCGGCGCCATCGTCCTCGAGCTCGACGAAGGAGGCAAGTGATGGATAAGCGCGAAATGGTCATCCCGCCCGGCTTCAACCTCCCCAAAGAGGTCAGCGAGGTCACGGGCAAGGACGGCGAGACGTGCCTGCAGTTTAACACCGGCATGCTCACGCTCTACAAGCAGACCTACGGCGAGCTGTCGCGCTTCTTCATGGCGCTGCGCGATGGCAAGCTGCTGGGTGCGCGCTGTCGGAAGTGCAAACAGGTCATGGTACCGGCGGCCACGTGGCACTGTCCGGATTGCGGCTTCGAGGCCATGGAAGAAATCACGCTGCCGCAGCGCGGGGTGCTGGCGGCCACGGCACCCATCACCTTCTTCCCCTCGGCGATGTTCGTGGGGCAGGCGCCGTTCTGCCGCGGCTACGTGGACGTGGCGCGGGACGCGAAGGTGGCGTCGTTTCTCCCATGTCGTCTCAGGACGACCACCGGCATTCCGCGGCCGGGCATCTTCGTGAAGGGGCTCGAGGTGAAACTGGTGTTCGAGGACAACCGCCAGGGCACCATCCTCGACATCTTCGCGGTGCCGATGAGCGAGGTGCCGGAGAAGCTGCGTGACAGGGAGCCGCTGCTCGCCTCGCAACTGAACCTGGAGAAGCCGCCGGTCCCCGAGATCCGCGAGGACAAAAAGTGGGCACCGGCATTCAAGACGGCACTCGACGGCATGCGTACCATGGCGTCGAAGGTGGTGCCGGGTTCGCGCGCACAGAAGGACCTCGCCGACCGCAGCCACACCATCGGGGTCAAGACCGGTGGCGGCGAGTTCTGCATCGCCATCCTGGACGGACGATTGGAGATTTCCGACAAGGCGCCCAAGCAGGTAGACTTCACCATGACGGTGGAGGATCCCATTGTGTTCACGCAGTGGGTGAAGGGCGGATCACTCTCGGACGCGGTGATGGAGGGGCTGCTGTGGGTGCCCAACCTGGCGGCGTTCCCGGCGCTGTACGCGCTGGACCGCCTGCCGCGCTCCATCCGCCGCGACCAGGAGGAAAAGTAAGGAGGCGCGCGATGGGTTTGACGGATGATCAGCGCGATGAGGCGCTGAAGGCGCTGCGCGGCGCGCAGGAGCAGCTCGAGTACCTCATGAGGGGTGTCAAGGGTGTCGACGAAGCGTCGACACTGCGCGGCCGGATCGACGAGTTGGAGTTGTATCTCAAGCGCGTGAAAATGGCGCTGAAGTTCATCTGAGACCGGCGGACATCCTTTCCGCACAACAAAACGGGCCACGCCTCAGGGTGTGGCCCGTTCTGCTTGGGGGGGCACCGCGCTGGCTCGGGAGGTCACTGCGCGGGGCCACTGGGGGCGTCCGTACACAGGTATGACCCGGCGCCCGGCCGGTCGTCACACGCCCGGGCACAAATTCACAAAAAAGCCGCTAAGTCCTTGACGTGGCGCACGATTTGCAGTGTGCTAAGACTCCCGTGAGCCATTTTCGCAGACGCACCCGGGCGTTCCTCGCCCAGCCCCGGAACATCCATCGCGTGGGCCTGATCGCCGCCGCCTTCGTGGCCGGCCTGGTGGCGGTGGGGTATTCGTTCATGTACCGGGCGGCGGAGCACTTCTCGGTGCGGACCTTCGAGCAACACCCGTACTGGCTGATCGTTGCCGCCCCGCTGTGCTTCGCCCTGGGCTGGTGGCTGGTGAACCGCTTTGCCCCGCGCGCCGGCGGGAGCGGCATCCCGCAGGTGATGGCGGCGGTCGATTTGCACGACGCGCGCGTGGACCACGCGTTGATAGCGCCGCTCTTGAGCCTGCGGGTGGCGGTGGTGAAGATTGTGAGTTCGCTGTTGTGCGTGGTGGGCGGCGGCGCCATCGGGCGCGAGGGACCCACCGTGCAGATCAGCGCGTCGCTGTTCTACGTTTTCGGCCGCTACATCCGTACGTTTTCACCCATGGTGGCGCTGGAGTCGTGGATGCTGGCCGGTTCCGCGGCGGGCATGGCGGCCGCGTTCAACACGCCGCTGGGTGGAATCGTATATGCGGTCGAGGAACTCGCGAGCAAGCACTTCTCGCGCGTGCGCACCACCGTGCTGTCCGCGGTGCTGGTTTCGGGACTGGTGTCGCAGTGGCTGGTGGGCAGCTACCTCTACCTGGGCTTCCCGCGCATCGGGCGCGTGGGTTTTGCGGTGATTCCGGCCGCGTTCGTGGTGGGTGTGCTGGGGGGTGCGCTGGGTGCGTTCTTTGGCGACGCCACCTTCCGTACCAGCGTGTGGATGCGCCGGCGCCTCTCGGTGCGCCGCATCCAGGCGGGGCTGGCGGTCGCACTCGTGTGCGGCGTGGCGATGGTGCTGCTGCGCTTGATCGACGCGCGCGCGCTGGGCCCGGGCAACCGCCTGGTATCCGACATCCTGGCGGGCGACACGGTGGCCAGCTTCAAGCTCATCGGGGTGCGTTTCGCGTCGACGATGGCGTCGTACCTGAGCGGGTGCGGCGGTGGTATCTTCGCGCCGTCGCTCGCCATTGGCGCGAGCCTGGGCTCGTGGGTGGCGTCGTGGTGGACGGGTACCAACGCGGTGCTGCTCGCGCTGCTGGGGATGATCGCGGTGCTGACCGGGGTGACGCGCGCGCCGTTCACGTCCTTCGTGCTGATCCTGGAGATGACCGACCGCCACAGCGCAATATTTCCCATGATGCTCGCGGCACTGGTGGCGCTGGGCAGCGCACGCCTCTTTGGAACCGCGTCCTTCTACGAGCAGTCCAAGCGCGCGCTGCTGCGCGACCTCGAACCGGCTCCCGCGGCACCCCAGCAGCCCCCGCCTCCGCCCGGGCCGGCGGTGTAGTTCCAGGCCGACCTCACCCCTGGGCGCGGATGGCCGACGCGATTGACCGCTGCAGCGCGCGCCAGCGCGCGGTGCCCACGAAGCGCTGGCTCACCTCCAGTTCGATGCCGGCGTAGCGGCTGGCGGGGAACGTCTCGCGCAACGACGTGGTCAGGCCGTCGCTCCAGCCGCGGTAGGGGAGATTGCGGTACACCTTCAGACCCGGGGTGGCGGTCTTGAGCGCACCCACGAGTGCGCACGCGACGCCGCTCTCAAAAGCGCGCCGAGGATCGTGCAGTACGCCGATATCGACGGTTCTCCTGCGTCCTTCGTATACGGGCGTGAAGGTATGCACGCCAATATGGACCACGCGATGCACCGTGCGCATCCTGTCGTGGATCGCCCTCTCCACGGCGTCGCGGTGCGGGTGGTAATACGTCTTCAGGAGTTGTGCCTTGTCGCGTTCGTCGAGGCTGCGGGTAAACTCCGAGAACAGGCGCGGATGACCAATAGACCGGTTGCACTCCACCAGCAGGCGCGAGGTGGTGGTGGCGATGAGTGGCGCACGAGTGGCGCGCCGGATGGTGCGCGCAAGCTCGAGCGAACCCGGGTCCCAGCCGCGGTGCGACCGCAGCACGGTGGCGGCGCCTTTGAACAGAGGCCGGTAGCGCGCGGGAATCATGTTGCCCCCGTGCTCGCAGGAGAGCACAAGAGTTGTGTCAGCCGGCGGCATGGAACATCCGGTTTTCTTGGAGGCAGTCGCACAGTTCTTCGTAGACGGGGCGGAGCGACTCACGCGGGAGGCCGAGTTTTTCGGCCACATCGGTATTCTCGCCCGCGACGGCACGCACAATGCGTCGCGCCAGCGTGCCCTCGCGGAGAATGACGCCCAGCGCCTCCTGCCACGCGTTCGAGAACTCGGGTGCGTTTGCGATCACCGCCCCGGCCAGGTGGTCCCACACTTCTCCGGCGGTGACACTCTTGGCGCGGATGCCAAAGGCATCGAGGTAGTCGGTGTCGGTGATGCGGGCGCGCTCCGCGTCCCGGGTGGTGGCGAGCAAAACGGCGTTCAGCGGTTCGGTGGGGAACGCCATCTGGCGCGCCAGTGTCTGCCACTTCTCTGCCACCAGTGCGCGCAGCACGGAGACGATGGCGTGCGTGACCGCCATGTCGGCGGTGGGGCTTTCCTGAATATCAATGATGCGGATCTCGATGGCGTCGCGCTGGAAGCGGGCGATGGCGCCGCGCGCATTGAGCCACTCGTCCTGCAGCGTTTCCTCCGGATCGACGGGCGCGATGGCCGCGTAGATGGGGCCGAGGATCTTCTCCTCGTAGTCGCGCTTCGTGTAGACCGGTTCCGGGATCACGCTGCCGGTAATAATGGGGATCGTCTTCTGGTTCTCGCGGTAATACTTCATGCGGCTGTCCATCAGGCCGGTGAGGCGGCCCTCGAGAATCGGCGAGCTGGCCGCGAGCGCCGGAATCAGCGGCAGCACCAGGCGGATGGCCGCGTGCAGGCGGCCGAACTCGTCGTCGCCGTGGAAGGGAAGATTCAGATGCACGCACTGCAGGTTCGACCAGCCGTGCCCCTTGCACCCAAACACGCGGTCGTAGGCCGCGTAGACCTCATTGTACTCGTGCGGCCACAGCTTCGTTTCCCGGGCGGGATTCATCCACGGGTGCGCGGCGGTGGGCATC encodes:
- a CDS encoding chloride channel protein; amino-acid sequence: MSHFRRRTRAFLAQPRNIHRVGLIAAAFVAGLVAVGYSFMYRAAEHFSVRTFEQHPYWLIVAAPLCFALGWWLVNRFAPRAGGSGIPQVMAAVDLHDARVDHALIAPLLSLRVAVVKIVSSLLCVVGGGAIGREGPTVQISASLFYVFGRYIRTFSPMVALESWMLAGSAAGMAAAFNTPLGGIVYAVEELASKHFSRVRTTVLSAVLVSGLVSQWLVGSYLYLGFPRIGRVGFAVIPAAFVVGVLGGALGAFFGDATFRTSVWMRRRLSVRRIQAGLAVALVCGVAMVLLRLIDARALGPGNRLVSDILAGDTVASFKLIGVRFASTMASYLSGCGGGIFAPSLAIGASLGSWVASWWTGTNAVLLALLGMIAVLTGVTRAPFTSFVLILEMTDRHSAIFPMMLAALVALGSARLFGTASFYEQSKRALLRDLEPAPAAPQQPPPPPGPAV
- a CDS encoding N-formylglutamate amidohydrolase, encoding MPPADTTLVLSCEHGGNMIPARYRPLFKGAATVLRSHRGWDPGSLELARTIRRATRAPLIATTTSRLLVECNRSIGHPRLFSEFTRSLDERDKAQLLKTYYHPHRDAVERAIHDRMRTVHRVVHIGVHTFTPVYEGRRRTVDIGVLHDPRRAFESGVACALVGALKTATPGLKVYRNLPYRGWSDGLTTSLRETFPASRYAGIELEVSQRFVGTARWRALQRSIASAIRAQG
- a CDS encoding amino acid adenylation domain-containing protein, which translates into the protein MTPTLQRYLEDAVARFPSRTAVREPGGVAITYAAFGELTDRLRDRLVALGVRPGDRVGVYLRKSVDAVASIFGILKTGAAYVPVDPLAPATRNAYILGNCAVRVVITEKRFEAALREHLASEGASPAMIVIEDVGGGRCLDDALRVDTAPPVPTVHTGPDDLAYILYTSGSTGKPKGVMLTQRNATSFVEWCSATFAPVPDDVFSSHAPFHFDLSILDIYTPLKHGATLVVIPEDVGKEPQKLAQLIHETKITMWYSTPSILSLLVQYGRLETLDLSHIRIVNFAGEVFPIVHLKALHAILPKPRYFNLYGPTETNVCTFHELPREIPPGQTDPFPIGGVCAHLEGRVVDEDGNDVPRGERGELCIRGDSVTPGYWNLPEQTAGAYLNGDVPPLERWYRTGDIVTEAPDGNYTYAGRRDRMVKKRGYRVELGEIESCLYRHPDIREAAVVALPDQELGMKVRAHLATRDGGKLSLIKLKAFCAQHLPVYMIPDVFSFHEALPRTSTEKTDYQTLMKME
- a CDS encoding SGNH/GDSL hydrolase family protein, with protein sequence MRTFAIESGGFFRLLSVACVGFVANHFAPVRLRLPVFVLVSLVGMYSVLGLSNAAQIVGLGLVVIGLAHVPVRFRVRVLLMLVAGCGLAAVRAGGIPSPLSAAIWPIFGAMFMFRMIVYLYDLHSKSAPFSLWRALAYFFMLPNVCFPLFPVVDYKSFCRTYYDDDDMTVYQAGVQWMFRGLIQLLLYRWVYQNLMVGADTVATPLAAARFIVTAYLMYLKISGSFHMIVGMLHLFGFNLGPANNKYFYSDSFTDYWRRINIYWKDFLQKVFFNPVYFRLSKRINATASLIVATLIAFFVTWALHSYQWFWIRGSFPVIWQDIVFWSIMGMLVLGNMLWENKYGRRRSLKKASLSSGAALKLGLRTVGTFVVVCFSWVIWSSESMAEFRMILGQLVRADAGDALVILVVLAGLGVLKVLDARSEQGSPGSKLAKARRAAPFWRPAYEVAATCAVILFLAYLPLVYPVDPGISNVIDGLKSSRMNARDAAMMDRGYYEDLTNVARFNEGLGNLYAQKPPNWERCWAMHPRDGCPDFELIANKKVWFKGAEMSTNQWAMRDRPYEMSKALNTYRIAVTGASYDMGTGVGDDEVYDNLVEDRLNADGDSLHYEILNFSVGGYGPLQRLIDMDARMFDFDLDAMLYIGIDDLYWMAKDVADAAQLGLPVPYEYINDVMRQNGLVKGTSFAEGMQKLKPRQEELLRWLYGEIARRCNERGVVPMAGYIPNTRKYGEEKEADLRRQMEIAREAGLVVIDMTAAFEGTDLRSLWIAPWDSHPNAEGHRLIASELYAGLRERLNRKAS
- a CDS encoding zinc ribbon domain-containing protein — protein: MDKREMVIPPGFNLPKEVSEVTGKDGETCLQFNTGMLTLYKQTYGELSRFFMALRDGKLLGARCRKCKQVMVPAATWHCPDCGFEAMEEITLPQRGVLAATAPITFFPSAMFVGQAPFCRGYVDVARDAKVASFLPCRLRTTTGIPRPGIFVKGLEVKLVFEDNRQGTILDIFAVPMSEVPEKLRDREPLLASQLNLEKPPVPEIREDKKWAPAFKTALDGMRTMASKVVPGSRAQKDLADRSHTIGVKTGGGEFCIAILDGRLEISDKAPKQVDFTMTVEDPIVFTQWVKGGSLSDAVMEGLLWVPNLAAFPALYALDRLPRSIRRDQEEK
- a CDS encoding thiolase family protein; its protein translation is MMRRVGIVGASITECRGRWVEKTYWDLFQTAVRDVLASARMTIEDVDSVIYGIYNDIFEHQAIPESSLTGLIGMTNKPGTRVTSGGATGFYAMRAAIMEVASGMSDVVMCVGGEKATDCFDPVSKSPTPMVINTIAYSWDPFFENPLGATANDSYMQMCLGYNDSHPGDIGDPLVRAKIVEKLCRQGNRNPYAQRRDEHVTVEHVMNSRWIIPPFLRLLEACMYTEGAGATIFASEDKARELAARTGQPIVWIKGIGAANEAYAVGRGGYYKPLDRIVSDRLAAERAYKMAGVKPSDIKIVELHDAFVAQLMITMGEMGFVPIGKTRSLIDDGIMADIADLGDKKRPTGKQILVNPSGGLIFGGHFVGGSNMFSMWSARREMINREVPLALVHGTGAINACFGGAIVLELDEGGK
- a CDS encoding glutamate-cysteine ligase family protein, translated to MGLHLFEGYGVELEYMIVRADSLDVFPATDQVLLAVAGDYVSEIERGDLAWSNELVNHVIELKTNGPAAALRGLDAAFARDVSSIEDILVPVGGRLMPTAAHPWMNPARETKLWPHEYNEVYAAYDRVFGCKGHGWSNLQCVHLNLPFHGDDEFGRLHAAIRLVLPLIPALAASSPILEGRLTGLMDSRMKYYRENQKTIPIITGSVIPEPVYTKRDYEEKILGPIYAAIAPVDPEETLQDEWLNARGAIARFQRDAIEIRIIDIQESPTADMAVTHAIVSVLRALVAEKWQTLARQMAFPTEPLNAVLLATTRDAERARITDTDYLDAFGIRAKSVTAGEVWDHLAGAVIANAPEFSNAWQEALGVILREGTLARRIVRAVAGENTDVAEKLGLPRESLRPVYEELCDCLQENRMFHAAG
- a CDS encoding acyl carrier protein; the encoded protein is MDQAAIREKVKSYILDEFLPGEDPDELTDDTPLMTTGILDSLATLKLVTYLESEFDIAIEAHEADAENLDSLDRIVALVKTKLG
- a CDS encoding acyl-CoA dehydrogenase family protein, with product MDFSWSKEQKELRDSVARFAREELNDGLMERDQNGDFNREGWKKCAAMGIHGLPVPVEYGGMGMDALTTVGVLESLGYGCEDNGLCFSINAHMWTLETPLMGFGTEEQKKRYLPRLCNGELIGANAMSEPDSGSDAYSIATTATKKGDHYVLKGSKVFVSNGPVADVYLVFATVDPALGANGVTGFLVDRNTPGLSLGKHTIKMGIRTSPMCELFFDDCVVPEGNRLGKEGAGKMLFADSMSWERGCILASAVGAMQRLLETSIKYANEREQFGQPIGKFQLVASKIVDMKIRLETARGLLYKSAWQKSRGRSVYLEAAMAKLYISESWIECARNAMQVHGGYGYMVEYKVERELRDALASTLYSGTSEIQRTIIAPLLGL